One segment of Natronosalvus halobius DNA contains the following:
- a CDS encoding DEAD/DEAH box helicase — protein sequence MSKQVPEVETLFCHETGNDYLVVVTRDGKRLFRAKLGVSETSAGPRPAKFRVKRNSSEEPRQPDEFVDLARRAGRIRISEQTSPEGRRELEDMFEGYQLEEKTKVVRTCRYCASSGRYSPITTETAIKDDEDWICTDCAARELERELSYVGNVTGAAKDRLEDLMLEVQDLQRITNLLKGRLDPDLTKFDTISATTDEVDQVGVDTLNLHPGLQTLLEDRFDTLLPVQSLSVENGLFEGDDQLVVSATATGKTLVGELAGLNRVLDGKGKLLFLVPLVALANQKYEDFQDEYGHLVDVSIRVGASRIADSGNQFDPNADVIVGTYEGIDHALRTGKDMGDIGTVVIDEVHTLKEEERGHRLDGLISRLKYTTEKRAAARENYGGAQWIYLSATVGNAEQLGQALEATLIEFEERPVPIERHVTFADGQEKVNVENKLVRREFDTESSKGYRGQTIIFTNSRRRCHEISRKLEYNAAPYHAGLDYRRRKRVEKMFADQDLAAVVTTAALAAGVDFPASQVIFDSLAMGIEWLSVQEFHQMLGRAGRPDYHDQGTVYVLVEPDCSYHNSMEMTEDEVAFKLLKGEMEPVMTHYDEDGAIEETLANITVGGKAAKALNDRMLGEVPTTHAIGKLLEYDFIDGFSPTPLGRVVTEHFLSPGEAFAIVDGIRKDAHAYDLIADIELRESDL from the coding sequence GTGTCAAAACAGGTCCCCGAGGTCGAGACGCTCTTTTGTCACGAGACCGGGAACGACTACCTCGTGGTGGTCACCCGGGACGGAAAGCGGCTGTTCCGGGCAAAACTCGGCGTCTCGGAGACCTCGGCGGGCCCACGACCCGCGAAATTTCGCGTCAAGCGCAACTCGAGCGAAGAGCCTCGTCAACCCGACGAGTTCGTCGACCTCGCTCGCCGCGCCGGCCGCATCCGCATCTCCGAGCAGACATCTCCCGAGGGCCGCCGGGAACTCGAGGATATGTTCGAAGGTTATCAGCTCGAGGAGAAGACGAAAGTCGTCCGGACCTGTCGATACTGTGCGTCCTCGGGCCGGTACTCTCCGATCACGACCGAGACGGCGATCAAGGACGACGAGGACTGGATCTGCACCGACTGTGCGGCCCGCGAACTCGAGCGAGAACTCTCCTACGTCGGGAACGTGACGGGGGCAGCGAAGGACCGCCTGGAGGACCTCATGCTCGAGGTGCAGGATCTCCAGCGAATCACGAACCTGCTGAAGGGGCGGTTGGACCCGGACCTCACGAAGTTCGACACCATCTCGGCGACGACCGACGAGGTCGATCAGGTGGGCGTCGACACCCTCAATCTGCATCCAGGGCTGCAAACCCTGCTAGAGGACCGGTTCGACACCCTGTTGCCAGTCCAGAGCCTCTCGGTCGAGAACGGTCTCTTCGAGGGAGACGACCAACTGGTCGTGAGCGCCACGGCGACTGGAAAGACGCTCGTGGGTGAACTCGCGGGGCTCAACCGCGTGCTCGACGGCAAGGGCAAACTGCTCTTTCTCGTGCCCCTCGTCGCGCTGGCCAATCAAAAGTACGAGGACTTCCAGGACGAGTACGGCCACCTCGTGGACGTCTCCATCCGCGTCGGCGCGAGCCGAATCGCCGACTCTGGCAACCAGTTCGACCCGAACGCGGACGTCATCGTCGGCACCTACGAGGGGATCGATCACGCCCTCCGGACGGGCAAGGACATGGGCGACATCGGCACCGTCGTCATCGACGAGGTCCACACCCTCAAGGAAGAAGAGCGAGGTCACCGCCTCGACGGCCTCATCTCGAGGCTGAAGTACACGACCGAAAAGCGTGCGGCGGCCCGCGAGAACTACGGCGGCGCCCAGTGGATCTACCTCTCTGCGACCGTCGGCAACGCCGAACAGCTAGGCCAAGCGCTCGAGGCCACCCTGATCGAGTTCGAGGAGCGCCCGGTTCCCATCGAGCGTCACGTCACGTTCGCCGATGGCCAGGAGAAGGTCAACGTCGAGAACAAACTCGTCAGACGGGAGTTCGACACCGAGTCCTCGAAGGGGTATCGGGGCCAGACGATCATCTTCACCAATTCGCGCAGGCGGTGTCACGAAATCTCTCGAAAGCTCGAGTACAACGCGGCGCCGTACCACGCAGGACTCGATTACCGGCGGCGAAAGCGCGTCGAGAAGATGTTCGCCGACCAGGACCTCGCGGCGGTCGTCACCACCGCGGCGCTGGCTGCGGGCGTCGACTTCCCGGCCTCGCAGGTGATATTCGACTCGCTGGCGATGGGCATCGAGTGGCTCTCCGTCCAGGAGTTCCACCAGATGCTCGGGCGGGCGGGACGACCGGACTACCACGACCAGGGGACCGTCTACGTCCTCGTGGAACCCGACTGTAGCTACCACAACTCGATGGAGATGACCGAGGACGAGGTGGCCTTCAAACTCCTCAAGGGGGAGATGGAGCCGGTGATGACCCACTACGACGAGGACGGTGCTATCGAGGAGACCCTGGCGAACATTACGGTCGGCGGGAAGGCGGCGAAGGCGCTCAACGATCGGATGCTCGGCGAGGTGCCGACCACCCACGCCATCGGCAAGTTGCTCGAGTACGACTTCATCGACGGCTTCTCGCCGACGCCGCTGGGGCGAGTGGTCACGGAACACTTCCTCTCGCCCGGGGAGGCGTTCGCGATCGTCGACGGCATCCGCAAGGACGCTCACGCCTACGACTTGATCGCGGACATCGAGTTGCGGGAATCCGATCTGTAA
- a CDS encoding NAD(P)/FAD-dependent oxidoreductase produces the protein MTDVLIVGGGPAGLSAAMFTGKNGLKTTVYDTDATWMHKAHLFNYPGVQSMDGSRYLETLREQVDDFGVDRQQGVEVTGVESTGDGYRVTTEDGEETATYLVLATGANRDLAEDLGCDFTDDEVVDVDVTMETSLENAYATGAMGRAEEWQAVISAGDGAAAALNILTKEKGEHYHDFDVPDDAKALFGSLVDDGDE, from the coding sequence ATGACGGACGTACTGATCGTCGGCGGCGGTCCAGCTGGATTGAGCGCGGCGATGTTCACCGGAAAGAACGGCCTCAAGACGACCGTCTACGACACGGATGCGACGTGGATGCACAAGGCCCACCTGTTCAACTACCCCGGCGTCCAGTCGATGGACGGCTCCCGATATTTAGAAACCCTCCGAGAACAGGTCGACGACTTCGGCGTCGACCGCCAGCAGGGCGTCGAAGTCACAGGTGTCGAGTCGACGGGCGACGGTTACCGCGTCACGACCGAAGACGGCGAGGAGACGGCCACCTACCTCGTCCTTGCGACGGGTGCCAACCGCGACCTCGCGGAGGACCTGGGCTGTGACTTCACGGACGATGAGGTCGTCGACGTCGACGTCACGATGGAGACCAGCCTGGAGAACGCCTACGCCACGGGCGCGATGGGACGCGCCGAGGAGTGGCAGGCGGTCATCTCGGCGGGCGACGGTGCGGCGGCGGCGCTCAACATCCTGACGAAGGAGAAGGGCGAGCACTACCACGACTTCGACGTGCCTGACGACGCGAAGGCGCTGTTCGGCTCGCTGGTGGACGACGGCGACGAGTAA
- a CDS encoding IMP cyclohydrolase, translating to MYVGRFVVVGPDAGAYRVSSRSFPNRQITAREDALTVGPTPDAPETDNPYVAYNCLRVVETPTGETVAFGNGSHVDPIAEKLELGYPARDALVTALLALDFEKDDYDTPRIAATIDADGEALIATVRRDALLVETVEEPTLVATYEKATPEAFDFEPTDALDAASEVLEAEFEHAVCAAGVVRTDEGFETAIDNGEN from the coding sequence ATGTACGTCGGACGATTCGTCGTCGTCGGCCCGGACGCGGGCGCCTACCGCGTCTCCTCCCGCTCGTTTCCCAATCGCCAGATTACTGCCCGCGAGGACGCGCTCACCGTCGGTCCCACCCCCGACGCGCCCGAGACGGACAACCCCTACGTCGCCTACAACTGCCTCCGCGTCGTGGAGACGCCGACCGGCGAAACGGTCGCCTTCGGCAACGGCTCCCACGTCGACCCCATCGCGGAGAAACTCGAGCTTGGCTACCCCGCTCGCGACGCCCTCGTCACCGCGTTGCTCGCGCTAGACTTCGAGAAGGACGACTACGACACGCCCCGAATCGCGGCGACCATCGACGCCGACGGCGAGGCCCTGATCGCCACCGTCCGTCGGGACGCCCTGCTCGTCGAAACCGTCGAGGAACCGACGCTCGTGGCCACCTACGAGAAGGCCACTCCGGAAGCGTTCGACTTCGAGCCAACGGACGCCCTGGACGCGGCGAGCGAGGTACTCGAGGCCGAGTTCGAGCATGCGGTCTGTGCCGCTGGCGTCGTCCGAACCGACGAGGGGTTCGAGACGGCCATCGACAACGGCGAGAACTGA
- a CDS encoding cupin domain-containing protein, with protein sequence MNPVEIDALEPVEYADGGRRRELSSALETSDLAINEYRIPPGGEFPGGLHAHRDQEEVFVILSGVATFETLSGTVTVAESEAVRFGRGTFQSGNNGGDTELVVLALGAPRESEDVRVPASCSDCGDEPLRLRTDEGMVTFECPNCDSTFEADRCPVCGGEDLAFARGTGADGSIESAIVRCHGCEETFEEPPISER encoded by the coding sequence ATGAACCCCGTCGAAATCGACGCCCTCGAGCCCGTCGAGTACGCCGACGGTGGTCGACGGCGGGAACTCTCAAGCGCGCTGGAAACGTCGGATCTCGCGATCAACGAGTACCGGATCCCGCCGGGCGGGGAGTTTCCGGGTGGTTTGCACGCACACCGTGACCAGGAGGAGGTGTTCGTAATCCTGTCGGGCGTCGCGACGTTCGAGACGCTGTCGGGTACGGTTACCGTCGCAGAGAGCGAGGCGGTGCGATTCGGTCGCGGAACCTTTCAGTCCGGCAATAACGGTGGTGACACGGAACTGGTGGTGCTGGCGCTCGGCGCACCACGGGAATCCGAGGACGTTCGGGTACCTGCCTCCTGTTCGGACTGTGGGGACGAACCCCTGCGACTGCGAACCGACGAGGGGATGGTCACATTCGAATGTCCGAACTGCGACAGTACGTTCGAGGCCGACCGCTGCCCCGTCTGTGGGGGCGAGGACCTCGCGTTCGCTCGAGGAACAGGCGCCGACGGTAGCATCGAGTCAGCTATCGTTCGCTGTCACGGCTGCGAGGAGACGTTCGAGGAACCGCCAATTTCCGAGCGATGA
- a CDS encoding rhodanese-like domain-containing protein, with the protein MRRRTVLGAVGTASISGLSGCLGSILEDEDSPAGDATNDEGYDTESQGGQTVPLAPLQDAYEWYEADGAEFLDTRGAGQYGASHIEGAHLSTAPDGVEDDPTKEWSKDTRIVTYCGCPHSLAVLRASELLADGFENVYALDEGYNGWTDAGYPTAGESAESMRTYEIVGRSSPDHEGEYVWLSTLDESQQEISQVEADGSYELLVRFADVDEETVLSLEAPDYALEATLGELTSGVVDA; encoded by the coding sequence ATGCGACGACGTACGGTTCTCGGGGCGGTCGGAACCGCTTCGATATCGGGTCTATCGGGCTGTCTCGGATCGATCCTCGAGGACGAGGATTCGCCTGCCGGAGATGCTACAAACGACGAGGGCTACGACACGGAATCGCAGGGCGGCCAGACCGTCCCATTGGCCCCGCTCCAGGACGCCTACGAGTGGTACGAGGCCGACGGGGCAGAGTTCCTGGACACGCGGGGAGCGGGACAGTACGGCGCCTCGCACATCGAAGGGGCGCACCTGAGCACGGCGCCCGACGGCGTCGAGGACGACCCGACGAAGGAGTGGAGCAAGGACACCCGAATCGTCACCTACTGCGGGTGTCCACACTCGCTGGCCGTCCTCCGGGCGAGCGAACTGCTCGCAGACGGCTTCGAGAACGTCTACGCGCTCGACGAGGGCTACAACGGGTGGACAGACGCGGGCTATCCGACCGCGGGCGAGAGCGCCGAGTCAATGCGGACCTACGAGATCGTCGGTCGGTCCTCGCCGGACCACGAGGGCGAGTACGTCTGGCTCTCGACGCTCGACGAATCCCAGCAGGAGATTTCGCAGGTCGAGGCCGACGGCTCCTACGAACTCCTCGTTCGCTTTGCTGACGTCGACGAGGAAACCGTCCTGTCGCTCGAGGCACCAGACTACGCGCTCGAGGCGACCCTCGGTGAGTTGACGAGCGGCGTCGTGGACGCCTGA
- a CDS encoding SWIM zinc finger family protein, translating into MNTVASPKASLPLPPRRHLDDRSVRARTDRMSVLPLGDGLYEVEAGSGATYLVDLEAGRCTCPDHVFRDARCKHVRRIAIEITEGRTPPPGQLAVPCFDCGDPTFVDEDGPEADGPAYCDEHAVYPGDRVRDRETGDRLTVVDVSDLRADAVHISAADTSVADYVTNRRYDSGVPVVGAVYPHATVARNGPVPESLRVYVFPRTRLEKV; encoded by the coding sequence ATGAACACAGTCGCGTCACCGAAAGCATCGCTTCCCCTCCCGCCCCGCCGACACCTCGACGATCGGTCGGTTCGGGCGCGAACCGACCGCATGTCCGTGCTCCCGCTCGGCGACGGCCTCTACGAAGTCGAGGCCGGCAGCGGCGCAACCTACCTGGTCGACCTCGAGGCCGGTCGGTGTACCTGCCCGGATCACGTCTTCCGGGACGCGCGGTGCAAGCACGTTCGCCGAATCGCCATCGAGATCACCGAGGGGCGAACGCCACCGCCGGGCCAGCTCGCCGTCCCGTGTTTCGACTGCGGCGACCCGACGTTCGTCGACGAGGACGGCCCGGAAGCCGACGGTCCGGCCTACTGCGACGAGCACGCCGTCTACCCCGGCGATCGCGTCCGAGATCGGGAAACCGGCGACCGCCTGACGGTCGTCGACGTCTCGGATCTCCGGGCCGACGCTGTCCACATCAGCGCCGCCGACACCTCCGTCGCCGACTACGTCACCAACAGGCGCTACGACTCCGGCGTGCCGGTCGTCGGCGCGGTGTACCCCCACGCCACGGTCGCCCGAAACGGCCCCGTTCCCGAGTCGCTGCGGGTGTACGTTTTCCCGCGGACGCGCCTCGAGAAGGTCTGA
- a CDS encoding acyl-CoA dehydrogenase family protein produces the protein MTITDDRIDYGTLQEGRHVNYWTLDRTLQREVARIYTENELEWARPRLESFGDLVGHTVADNADVIDDYGPELEPYDKHGEVQNRVRYPPEQLENERLVYESGIVADAFEAPPGRDEPMPLAHNLAMQYLLCYADVGFDCPVAMTAGAALVLEKFDDGSLESYYDGLTSRTYDDLIEGAMFLTEKQGGSDVGATETRAEWDEEAGCYRLTGEKWFCSNVDAQGTLALARIEGAPDGTSGLSLFLVPHELEGKLNDQLYRRLKDKLGTIAVPTGEVEFRGAKGFLVGEPENGFRQMAEMLNLERLSNAAASCGLIGRALLESKVRAANREAFGKPIDQHPLMRQDLVDMAVDHEAATAFTMEAARLFSIRERAERAARGNLSVDTDGAPSTDRAPSTDGGDETLEELETEAEHAYRLMRLLIPIAKARTGRMAVDTASYAMEIQGGNGYVNDFVTNRLLRDAQVLPIWEGTENILSLDVLRALEREAAHEPFLEVVEARLEAVSHPLLADSVEAVEAAFHELTTSFAELATTDAEYAQLQAKELTHYVFDVFTGALLLEEAQRALEGRRDGRDGGDPDARLSLVARRFADRQFGARAARGITSGDRFALEHFDAVVGYGTVDPATLED, from the coding sequence ATGACGATTACGGACGACCGGATCGACTACGGCACCCTCCAGGAGGGTCGCCACGTCAACTACTGGACCCTAGACCGGACGCTCCAGCGCGAGGTCGCCCGCATCTACACCGAGAACGAACTCGAGTGGGCCCGTCCGCGCCTCGAGTCCTTTGGTGACCTCGTTGGACACACGGTCGCCGACAACGCGGACGTGATCGACGATTACGGCCCGGAACTCGAGCCCTACGACAAACACGGCGAGGTGCAGAACCGGGTTCGCTACCCGCCCGAACAGCTCGAGAACGAGCGCCTGGTCTACGAGTCGGGAATCGTCGCCGACGCGTTCGAGGCCCCGCCTGGTCGCGACGAACCGATGCCCCTGGCGCACAACCTCGCGATGCAGTACCTGCTCTGTTACGCAGACGTTGGGTTTGACTGCCCGGTCGCGATGACCGCCGGTGCCGCGCTGGTCCTCGAGAAATTCGACGACGGGAGCCTCGAGTCCTACTACGACGGCCTGACGAGCCGCACATACGACGACCTGATCGAGGGGGCGATGTTCCTCACCGAGAAGCAGGGCGGCAGCGACGTCGGCGCCACCGAAACCCGCGCCGAGTGGGACGAGGAAGCCGGGTGCTACCGTCTCACCGGCGAGAAGTGGTTCTGCTCGAACGTCGACGCCCAGGGGACACTCGCGCTCGCTCGAATCGAAGGCGCACCCGACGGCACGAGCGGGCTCTCGCTGTTTCTCGTGCCGCACGAACTCGAGGGGAAGCTGAACGACCAGCTGTATCGCCGCCTGAAGGACAAACTGGGGACCATCGCAGTTCCAACGGGCGAAGTCGAGTTCCGGGGTGCGAAAGGGTTCCTCGTCGGCGAACCAGAGAACGGCTTCCGGCAGATGGCCGAGATGCTCAACCTGGAGCGACTCTCGAACGCCGCGGCGTCGTGCGGGCTCATCGGTCGGGCGCTGCTCGAGAGCAAGGTCAGGGCGGCCAACCGGGAGGCCTTCGGAAAACCGATCGATCAGCACCCGCTGATGCGCCAGGATCTGGTCGACATGGCCGTCGACCACGAGGCGGCGACGGCGTTCACGATGGAAGCCGCACGGCTGTTTTCGATCCGGGAGCGGGCCGAGCGGGCGGCACGTGGGAACCTCTCGGTCGATACCGACGGGGCTCCCAGCACCGACAGGGCTCCCAGCACCGACGGCGGCGACGAAACGCTCGAGGAACTCGAAACCGAAGCGGAACACGCCTACCGACTCATGCGGCTCCTGATCCCCATCGCGAAGGCCCGGACGGGCCGGATGGCCGTCGACACCGCCTCTTACGCGATGGAGATTCAGGGCGGCAACGGTTACGTGAACGACTTCGTGACCAACCGCCTGCTGCGCGACGCCCAGGTGCTCCCCATCTGGGAGGGAACCGAGAACATCCTCTCCCTGGACGTGCTCCGCGCCCTCGAGCGCGAGGCCGCGCACGAACCGTTCCTCGAGGTCGTGGAGGCGCGTCTCGAGGCCGTTTCGCATCCACTCCTCGCGGATTCCGTCGAGGCGGTCGAAGCGGCGTTCCACGAACTCACTACCTCTTTCGCCGAGTTGGCAACGACGGATGCGGAGTACGCCCAGCTCCAGGCCAAGGAGTTGACCCACTACGTCTTCGACGTCTTCACCGGGGCGCTGTTGCTCGAGGAGGCTCAGCGTGCGCTCGAGGGTCGACGTGATGGACGCGACGGCGGCGATCCCGACGCCCGCCTCTCACTCGTCGCTCGGCGATTCGCCGACCGACAGTTCGGCGCTCGGGCGGCCCGCGGGATCACGAGCGGCGACCGGTTCGCGCTCGAGCACTTCGACGCCGTAGTGGGTTACGGTACGGTTGACCCGGCGACGCTCGAGGACTGA
- a CDS encoding zinc ribbon domain-containing protein — MVSDSDQGCPKCGHTETEVDDIATSGTGLSKIFDIQNRRFRVVSCTNCGYSELYRGNSSNDMIDLFLG, encoded by the coding sequence ATGGTCTCCGATAGCGATCAGGGCTGCCCGAAGTGCGGCCACACCGAGACGGAAGTCGACGATATTGCCACCTCCGGCACCGGCCTCTCGAAGATCTTCGACATCCAGAACCGGCGGTTCCGCGTCGTCTCGTGTACCAACTGCGGCTACTCGGAACTGTACCGCGGCAACTCGAGCAACGACATGATCGACCTCTTTCTGGGTTGA
- the hjc gene encoding Holliday junction resolvase Hjc, with protein MSQAKGDRRERELVNLLDEAGFAVMRAPASGSATERELPDVLAGDGETFYAIEAKSSAGNPIYLTGEEVEALIYFAQNFGAKPRIGVRFDREDWYFFHPGDLHVTDGGNYRVKKETAVAEGTDFDEFVGRSQKITLQEVGDATDSGPDPEIVRVLRAVEQGVMDVEEAAAILE; from the coding sequence ATGTCTCAGGCGAAGGGCGACCGCCGGGAACGCGAACTCGTCAACCTGCTCGACGAGGCCGGGTTCGCCGTCATGCGAGCGCCCGCCAGCGGCTCTGCGACCGAACGCGAACTGCCCGACGTGCTCGCCGGCGACGGCGAGACCTTCTACGCGATCGAGGCCAAATCGAGCGCCGGCAACCCCATCTACCTCACCGGCGAGGAGGTCGAGGCGCTCATCTACTTCGCCCAGAACTTCGGCGCGAAACCCCGCATCGGCGTCCGGTTCGACCGCGAGGACTGGTACTTCTTCCACCCCGGCGACCTCCACGTCACCGACGGCGGGAACTACCGCGTGAAAAAGGAGACCGCCGTCGCCGAGGGCACCGACTTCGACGAGTTCGTCGGTCGCTCGCAGAAGATCACCCTCCAGGAGGTTGGGGACGCCACTGACTCGGGACCGGACCCCGAAATCGTGCGCGTCCTCCGGGCGGTCGAGCAGGGCGTGATGGACGTCGAGGAAGCGGCGGCAATACTCGAGTAG
- a CDS encoding MFS transporter, producing the protein MNLLNRWRYRETVLALCTLAFFATMVARLVISPVVPDVTGAFGVSNFVVGIALTGLWMTYFLVQFPSGILADRFGERPVILVAVGGTAVASLFIAISPAFPIFLLATLALGAVAGLHYTVATTLLTRTYDNIGSAIGVHNGGGPLAGLVAPALAAWVAVVLGWRYAIALGVVAAVPIYVLFSRYVEPTEPRRPDQPMRERFELEPLLEVLSRPPIAFTVCLAILSAFVWQALSSFLPTFLMEHRGHSQTLAGIVFSAYFVVQAITQVGVGAVSDRYGRDLAAVGCMVLGSSGLLLFVFGPGFPSIVLAVLLVGTGLGWGAALLPRIMDNLTDEERGAGFGLVRTVYGVVGSLGSVATGLFADVLGWGIAFTILAGLLVVVLLALVTNRTLGLGY; encoded by the coding sequence ATGAACCTGCTGAATCGCTGGCGCTACCGAGAGACTGTCCTCGCACTCTGTACGCTCGCGTTCTTCGCGACGATGGTCGCCCGACTGGTGATCAGCCCGGTCGTCCCCGACGTCACCGGCGCCTTCGGCGTCTCGAACTTCGTCGTCGGCATCGCGCTCACCGGCCTCTGGATGACCTACTTCCTCGTGCAGTTTCCCAGCGGCATCCTGGCCGACCGCTTCGGCGAGCGACCCGTCATCCTGGTCGCCGTCGGCGGCACGGCCGTCGCGAGCCTCTTCATCGCCATCTCCCCCGCGTTTCCGATCTTCCTGCTCGCGACGCTCGCGCTCGGGGCCGTCGCGGGCCTCCACTACACCGTCGCGACGACGCTCCTGACCCGAACATACGACAACATCGGCTCCGCCATCGGCGTCCACAACGGCGGCGGCCCGCTCGCCGGTCTCGTCGCCCCGGCCCTGGCCGCGTGGGTCGCCGTCGTCCTCGGCTGGCGCTACGCCATCGCCCTCGGCGTCGTTGCCGCCGTCCCCATCTACGTCCTGTTCTCCCGCTACGTCGAGCCGACCGAGCCGCGCCGCCCCGACCAGCCGATGCGCGAACGGTTCGAACTCGAGCCCCTGCTCGAGGTGCTCTCGCGCCCACCCATTGCGTTTACCGTCTGTCTGGCGATCCTCTCGGCGTTCGTCTGGCAGGCGCTGTCGTCGTTCCTCCCTACCTTCCTGATGGAACACCGCGGTCACTCCCAGACCCTCGCCGGCATCGTTTTCTCGGCGTACTTCGTCGTGCAGGCGATCACCCAGGTTGGCGTCGGCGCCGTCTCCGACCGCTACGGTCGCGACCTCGCCGCCGTCGGCTGCATGGTGCTCGGCTCGAGCGGCCTCCTGCTGTTCGTCTTCGGCCCTGGCTTTCCCTCGATCGTCCTCGCCGTCCTGCTCGTCGGAACGGGCCTGGGCTGGGGAGCCGCCCTCCTCCCGCGAATCATGGACAATCTTACCGACGAAGAGCGCGGGGCCGGCTTCGGCCTCGTTCGGACGGTCTACGGCGTTGTCGGCTCGCTCGGCTCCGTCGCGACCGGCCTCTTCGCCGACGTCCTCGGCTGGGGCATCGCCTTCACGATTCTTGCTGGTCTCCTGGTCGTCGTCCTCCTCGCGCTCGTCACGAATCGAACTCTCGGCCTGGGATACTGA
- a CDS encoding translation initiation factor, giving the protein MSNDDLDDLLDELDSHDDLTVAEQVLTIRLEKRRYGKPVTILEGFDLSTAELKATASELKQALGTGGTVEEGRIELQGDHRSRLPPLLREHGFQVQE; this is encoded by the coding sequence GTGTCAAACGACGACCTCGACGACCTGCTCGACGAACTCGACTCTCACGACGACCTCACCGTCGCCGAACAGGTGCTCACGATTCGCCTCGAGAAGCGCCGGTACGGCAAACCCGTCACGATTCTCGAGGGGTTCGACCTCTCGACAGCGGAACTGAAGGCGACCGCCTCCGAACTCAAACAGGCGCTCGGGACCGGTGGCACCGTCGAAGAGGGGCGAATCGAACTTCAGGGCGATCACCGCAGTCGACTCCCGCCGCTCCTTCGCGAGCACGGGTTCCAGGTCCAGGAGTAG
- a CDS encoding GNAT family N-acetyltransferase, producing the protein MDIRPATADDCDAIRELARETWHDTYAELEPDTIDETVDSWYSDEELERALSTPGTTMLVAEAIEGAGIVGVAHGVIQEDEGDVLRLYVHPDHQREGIGTALQERLRENLEDFNMRRMRAIDLASNAGGRAFYEDLGFEKTGEATVDIGGESRQEVVYTLELE; encoded by the coding sequence ATCGACATCCGCCCGGCCACCGCGGACGACTGCGACGCCATCCGCGAACTCGCCCGCGAGACCTGGCACGACACGTACGCGGAACTCGAACCCGACACGATCGACGAGACCGTCGATTCCTGGTACAGCGACGAGGAACTCGAGCGCGCGCTCTCGACGCCCGGTACCACGATGCTGGTCGCTGAAGCGATCGAGGGAGCGGGAATCGTGGGGGTCGCCCACGGCGTTATCCAGGAGGACGAGGGCGATGTCCTCCGACTCTACGTCCACCCCGATCACCAGCGCGAGGGTATCGGCACGGCCCTCCAGGAGCGACTTCGCGAGAACCTCGAGGACTTCAACATGCGTCGCATGCGGGCGATCGACCTCGCGTCGAACGCCGGCGGACGGGCGTTCTACGAGGATCTAGGGTTCGAGAAGACCGGCGAGGCGACGGTCGACATCGGCGGCGAGTCCCGTCAGGAGGTCGTCTACACGCTCGAACTCGAGTGA